The following proteins come from a genomic window of Geminicoccaceae bacterium SCSIO 64248:
- a CDS encoding EAL domain-containing protein — protein MLRIADCIVSEHDLSQVLLAGFFCLFAAWTALNLLERVTATRGWSRVCWLVAAGTVAGCGVWATHFIAMLGQSSLLPMSYDPGLTVLSAVLAMLILGAGFALATGAFTRNARPVLGGAVVGSGVVVMHYVGIAALIVPARLSWQPDLVAVSVVLAVSLAPAGLTVLRRTEGVKGRLWAAALICAGVVGLHFAGMAALELHPDPSIPAPRAANGGPLVYAVSLVAGLVLLAGLVSARIDRSFAARSLDEARRLRALVEATSEGILVHRDGRVVDANEAMAALAGIEVAGLVGRPVAALFAKESAVTLRRCMAGADRTYGEGELLSAAGAIPVELTGRQIGHEGLMAGVVGVRDLRERRKAEARIRHLAHHDALTGLANRPLFHDRLEQALAWSRRTGEGGALICVDLDRFKDVNDALGHAAGDTLLCAVAERLQASLRETDTVARLGGDEFAIVQRGGDQPAAATALASRLNAALSAGFAIGGDHVVASASIGIAFYPGDSDDLTCLFRHADIALYRAKNEGGATHRVFETAMDEQLRQRQTVVADLRRALAEGDLRLAYMPLADAHTGTVTGFEALMRWHHPERGPIPPGEFIPLAEESGLIVALGEWALATACAEAARWPGHLRVSVNLSPVQFRHGDLVALVADTLLRTGLPAERLELEVTEGVLIREPERAVHTLKRLKTLGVSIALDDFGTGYSSLGYLQTFAFDKIKIDQSFVRRSHEPGSAAIIRAVIGLSKGLALPVVAEGVETESQRAGLASEGCDEVQGYLIGRPQPIESFAALLRAGSGPSAAAGGARLHGLVLED, from the coding sequence ATGCTGCGCATCGCCGACTGCATCGTCTCGGAGCACGACCTCTCGCAGGTCCTGCTGGCCGGCTTCTTCTGCCTGTTCGCCGCCTGGACGGCGCTGAACCTGCTGGAGCGTGTCACGGCGACGAGGGGCTGGTCGCGCGTCTGCTGGCTGGTCGCCGCGGGCACGGTCGCGGGCTGCGGCGTGTGGGCGACGCACTTCATCGCCATGCTCGGCCAGTCCAGCCTGCTGCCGATGAGCTACGACCCCGGCCTGACCGTCCTGTCCGCCGTGCTGGCGATGTTGATCCTGGGGGCCGGGTTCGCCCTGGCGACGGGCGCGTTCACCCGGAACGCCCGTCCCGTGCTGGGCGGGGCCGTCGTCGGGTCGGGCGTGGTCGTCATGCACTATGTCGGGATCGCGGCCCTGATCGTGCCGGCGCGCCTGTCCTGGCAGCCGGACCTCGTTGCCGTCTCGGTTGTCCTGGCGGTGAGCCTGGCCCCGGCCGGGCTGACCGTGCTGCGCCGGACCGAGGGCGTCAAGGGCCGCCTCTGGGCCGCAGCGCTGATCTGCGCCGGCGTTGTCGGCCTTCATTTCGCCGGCATGGCGGCGCTCGAGCTTCATCCCGACCCGTCGATCCCGGCGCCGCGCGCGGCGAACGGCGGCCCCCTGGTCTACGCCGTCAGCCTGGTGGCCGGCCTCGTCCTGCTGGCCGGCCTGGTCAGCGCGCGGATCGACCGCTCGTTCGCCGCGCGCAGCCTGGACGAGGCGCGGCGCCTGCGCGCCCTGGTCGAGGCGACGTCGGAAGGCATCCTGGTCCATCGGGACGGCCGCGTGGTCGACGCGAACGAGGCCATGGCGGCGCTCGCCGGCATCGAGGTCGCCGGCCTGGTCGGCCGCCCGGTCGCGGCCTTGTTCGCCAAGGAGTCCGCCGTCACCCTCCGGCGTTGCATGGCGGGCGCGGACCGGACCTACGGCGAAGGCGAGCTACTGTCGGCCGCCGGTGCCATTCCCGTCGAGCTGACCGGCCGTCAGATCGGTCACGAGGGCCTCATGGCGGGCGTCGTGGGCGTCCGCGACCTGCGCGAACGGCGCAAGGCCGAGGCGCGGATTCGCCATCTCGCCCATCACGACGCCCTGACCGGCCTCGCCAATCGCCCGCTGTTCCACGACCGGCTCGAGCAGGCGCTCGCCTGGTCACGCCGCACCGGCGAGGGCGGCGCCCTGATCTGCGTCGACCTCGACCGGTTCAAGGACGTCAACGACGCGCTCGGGCACGCCGCCGGCGATACCCTGCTCTGCGCCGTGGCCGAGCGCCTCCAGGCCAGCCTGCGCGAGACCGACACCGTCGCCCGCCTGGGCGGCGACGAATTCGCGATCGTCCAGCGCGGCGGGGACCAGCCGGCCGCGGCGACCGCCCTTGCCTCCCGGCTCAACGCCGCCCTGAGCGCCGGCTTCGCGATCGGCGGGGACCACGTCGTCGCCAGCGCCAGCATCGGGATCGCCTTCTATCCCGGCGACAGCGACGACCTGACCTGCCTGTTCCGCCACGCCGACATCGCCCTGTACCGCGCGAAGAACGAAGGCGGCGCGACGCATCGCGTGTTCGAGACGGCGATGGACGAGCAGTTGCGCCAGCGGCAGACGGTGGTCGCGGACCTGCGCCGCGCGCTGGCCGAAGGCGACCTGAGACTCGCCTACATGCCGCTCGCCGACGCCCATACCGGCACCGTCACCGGCTTCGAGGCGCTGATGCGCTGGCATCATCCCGAGCGGGGGCCGATCCCGCCCGGCGAGTTCATCCCGCTCGCGGAGGAGTCCGGGCTGATCGTGGCGCTCGGGGAATGGGCACTGGCGACGGCCTGCGCCGAGGCGGCGCGTTGGCCCGGCCATCTGCGCGTCAGCGTCAACCTCTCGCCCGTCCAGTTCCGTCACGGCGACCTGGTCGCCCTGGTCGCGGACACGCTGCTCCGGACCGGACTGCCGGCCGAGCGGCTTGAGCTCGAGGTGACCGAGGGCGTGCTGATCCGCGAGCCCGAGCGGGCCGTGCATACCCTCAAGCGCCTGAAGACGCTCGGAGTGAGCATCGCGCTGGACGATTTCGGCACCGGCTACTCGTCGCTGGGCTACCTCCAGACCTTCGCCTTCGACAAGATCAAGATCGACCAGTCCTTCGTGCGCCGCTCGCACGAGCCGGGATCGGCGGCGATCATCCGCGCGGTGATCGGCCTGTCCAAGGGCCTGGCCCTGCCCGTGGTGGCCGAGGGCGTCGAGACGGAAAGCCAGCGCGCGGGCCTCGCGAGCGAGGGCTGCGATGAAGTCCAGGGCTACCTGATCGGCCGGCCGCAGCCGATCGAGTCGTTCGCCGCGCTGCTGCGCGCGGGGAGCGGGCCATCCGCCGCGGCAGGCGGCGCCCGCCTGCACGGCCTGGTGCTGGAGGACTGA
- the ftsH gene encoding ATP-dependent zinc metalloprotease FtsH encodes MDKRTSFNLWFVVVAIGFLFAFQYFYEQSQRVEPIPYSRFEEYVAQDRIAELEVTESRIVGRLRDPREGERAYFSTYRVDPELAQKLSGHDVVVYGATDHSAIGTVLSWVLPVFLFFGIWLFLMRRLSKNMGGGLMSIGKSKAKIYVEQDTKTTFADVAGVDEAKAELEEIVEFLKDRQRYGRLGARLPKGILLVGPPGTGKTLLARAVAGEAGVAFLSISGSEFVEMFVGVGAARVRDLFEQARKLAPCIIFIDELDALGRARGAAGMAGGHDEKEQTLNQLLVELDGFDAGEGIVLLGATNRPEVLDPALLRAGRFDRQVLVDRPDKIGRVAILAVHSKGIRLAPQVDLEKVAELTPGFTGADLANLCNEAALVATRHGREAVAFEDFEAAVERMIAGLEKRNRLLNRKERRVVAYHELGHALVALSLPGVDPVQKVSIIPRGIGALGYTLQRPTEDRFLMSTEELENKMAVLLAGRAAEKIVFSEISTGAADDLQKVTDIARAMVARFGMDERVGQAALESETGRFLGSPMEGGGRRYGEDTAREIDIAVRDRIDKAFAKAMAILETRRDEMDALASKLLEQETLSAAELPPPTPAKQQAEAA; translated from the coding sequence ATGGACAAGCGCACCAGCTTCAATCTCTGGTTCGTCGTCGTCGCGATCGGCTTTCTGTTCGCCTTTCAATATTTCTACGAGCAGTCCCAGCGTGTCGAACCGATTCCGTATTCCCGCTTCGAGGAATATGTCGCCCAGGATCGAATCGCCGAGCTCGAGGTGACGGAGAGCCGGATCGTCGGCCGCCTGCGCGATCCGCGCGAGGGCGAGCGCGCCTATTTCAGCACCTATCGCGTCGATCCCGAACTCGCCCAGAAGCTCTCCGGCCACGACGTCGTCGTCTACGGCGCGACCGATCACAGCGCCATCGGCACGGTGCTGTCGTGGGTCCTGCCCGTCTTCCTGTTCTTCGGCATCTGGCTGTTCCTGATGCGCCGGCTCAGCAAGAACATGGGCGGCGGGCTGATGTCGATCGGCAAGAGCAAGGCCAAGATCTATGTCGAGCAGGACACCAAGACGACGTTCGCCGACGTCGCCGGTGTCGACGAGGCCAAGGCCGAGCTCGAGGAGATCGTCGAGTTCCTGAAGGACCGCCAGCGTTATGGCCGGCTCGGCGCGCGCCTGCCCAAGGGCATCCTACTGGTCGGCCCGCCGGGCACGGGCAAGACGCTGCTCGCACGGGCCGTCGCCGGCGAAGCGGGCGTCGCCTTCCTCTCGATCAGCGGCTCCGAGTTCGTCGAGATGTTCGTGGGCGTCGGCGCCGCGCGGGTGCGCGACCTGTTCGAGCAGGCGCGCAAGCTGGCGCCCTGCATCATCTTCATCGACGAGTTGGACGCGCTCGGGCGGGCGCGGGGTGCTGCCGGCATGGCGGGCGGTCACGACGAGAAGGAGCAGACGCTGAACCAGCTCCTGGTCGAGCTGGACGGCTTCGACGCCGGCGAGGGGATCGTGCTTCTGGGTGCGACCAACCGTCCGGAAGTACTCGATCCCGCCTTGCTGCGCGCCGGCCGGTTCGATCGCCAGGTGCTGGTCGACCGTCCGGACAAGATCGGCCGCGTCGCCATCCTGGCGGTCCATTCCAAGGGGATCCGGCTGGCGCCGCAGGTCGACCTGGAGAAGGTGGCCGAACTGACGCCCGGCTTCACCGGCGCCGATCTCGCCAATCTCTGCAACGAGGCGGCGCTGGTCGCGACCAGGCACGGGCGCGAAGCCGTGGCCTTCGAGGATTTCGAGGCGGCGGTCGAGCGGATGATCGCGGGCCTGGAGAAGCGCAACCGTCTCTTGAACCGCAAGGAGCGTCGGGTGGTCGCCTATCACGAGCTGGGTCACGCCCTGGTCGCTCTCTCGCTCCCCGGCGTCGATCCCGTGCAGAAGGTCTCGATCATCCCGCGCGGTATCGGCGCCCTCGGCTACACGCTGCAGCGTCCGACCGAGGATCGCTTCCTCATGAGCACCGAGGAGCTCGAGAACAAGATGGCGGTGCTGCTCGCCGGGCGCGCCGCCGAGAAGATCGTGTTCAGCGAGATCTCGACCGGCGCCGCCGACGACCTGCAAAAGGTCACCGACATCGCCCGCGCGATGGTCGCGCGCTTCGGCATGGACGAACGGGTCGGCCAGGCGGCGCTGGAATCGGAGACCGGCCGCTTCCTCGGCTCGCCGATGGAGGGCGGAGGACGCCGCTACGGCGAGGACACCGCGCGCGAGATCGACATCGCCGTGCGCGACCGGATCGACAAGGCCTTTGCCAAGGCCATGGCGATCCTCGAGACCCGGCGTGACGAGATGGACGCGCTCGCGAGCAAGCTGCTCGAGCAGGAGACCCTCTCGGCCGCGGAGCTGCCGCCGCCCACGCCCGCCAAGCAGCAGGCCGAGGCCGCCTGA
- a CDS encoding quinone oxidoreductase yields MAHMIQVRQTGGPERLEWVPVAVGDPGEGQVRLRQTAIGLNFIDVYYREGTYAAERPFVPGLEAAGVVEAVGPGVPDVKTGDRVAYAAPPLGAYATERLMPADRLVALPDGITDEQAAAMMLKGMTAWYLLRRTHEVRPGEPVLFHAAAGGVGLIAGQWGKALGAVMIGTVGSAAKVEQAKDAGYDHVIDLSREDLVARVRDLTGGEGVPVVYDSIGRDTFMRSLDCLRPLGLMASFGQSSGSVESFSPGLLAQKGSLFLTRPVLNTYTAKRADLVQAAADLFEVVRSGAVRIRVNQTYPLAEAARAHADLQGRRTTGQSVLLP; encoded by the coding sequence ATGGCGCACATGATCCAGGTGCGGCAGACCGGCGGGCCGGAGCGGCTGGAATGGGTGCCGGTCGCGGTCGGCGATCCCGGCGAGGGGCAGGTGCGCCTGCGCCAGACCGCGATCGGGCTCAACTTCATCGACGTGTACTACCGCGAGGGCACCTATGCCGCGGAGCGGCCGTTCGTGCCGGGCCTCGAGGCGGCCGGCGTGGTCGAGGCGGTCGGGCCGGGCGTGCCCGACGTCAAGACAGGCGACCGGGTCGCCTATGCCGCGCCGCCGCTCGGCGCCTATGCGACGGAACGCCTGATGCCGGCCGACCGGCTGGTCGCGCTGCCGGACGGGATCACGGACGAGCAGGCCGCCGCAATGATGCTCAAGGGCATGACGGCCTGGTATCTCCTGCGCCGCACCCATGAGGTCCGGCCGGGCGAGCCGGTGCTTTTCCACGCGGCGGCGGGCGGTGTCGGCCTGATCGCCGGCCAATGGGGCAAGGCGCTGGGCGCCGTCATGATCGGCACGGTCGGCAGCGCCGCCAAGGTCGAGCAGGCGAAGGACGCGGGCTACGATCACGTGATCGACCTCAGCCGCGAGGACCTGGTCGCGCGCGTACGCGACCTCACCGGCGGGGAAGGCGTGCCGGTGGTCTACGATTCGATCGGCCGCGACACCTTCATGCGCTCGCTCGACTGCCTGAGACCCCTCGGGCTGATGGCGAGCTTCGGCCAGTCCTCAGGCAGCGTCGAGTCGTTCAGCCCGGGCCTGCTCGCGCAGAAGGGCTCCCTGTTCCTGACCCGGCCGGTCCTCAACACCTACACCGCGAAGCGCGCCGACCTGGTGCAGGCCGCCGCCGACCTGTTCGAAGTGGTCCGGAGCGGCGCGGTGCGGATCCGGGTCAACCAGACCTACCCGCTGGCGGAAGCCGCGCGCGCCCATGCCGATCTGCAGGGCCGTCGCACGACGGGGCAGAGCGTCCTGTTGCCCTGA
- a CDS encoding putative quinol monooxygenase yields MAFVIHVDFAIKPEGRERFRELIVENATRSREDEPGCRQFDVTQDPKNPNRIVLYEVYDDRAAFDAHVASSHYALFDEASSGLVTSKLVTVLERIDPACD; encoded by the coding sequence CCACGTCGACTTCGCGATCAAGCCGGAGGGCAGGGAGCGCTTCCGTGAGCTGATCGTCGAGAACGCGACGCGCTCACGCGAGGACGAGCCCGGCTGCCGCCAGTTCGACGTGACGCAGGACCCGAAGAACCCGAACCGCATCGTCCTCTATGAGGTGTACGACGACCGCGCGGCCTTCGACGCGCATGTCGCATCGTCCCACTACGCCCTCTTCGACGAGGCCTCGAGCGGCCTGGTGACGAGCAAGCTCGTCACCGTGCTGGAGCGTATCGATCCGGCCTGCGACTGA
- a CDS encoding fumarylacetoacetate hydrolase family protein, which yields MTELVLDPGRCLPEDMASATLLGRAWHPGHAVPGPVVVTVRNGRVLDLSASFPTLADVLNAKDPAGLAKGASGENIGAVEDLLANSVEHGRDATRPWLLAPVDLQALKACGVTFAVSTLERVLEEHAKGDPTRASALRAELDRTIGTELRRIKPGSAEAAELKRTFEEKGMWSPYLEVGLGPDAEVFTKAQPMSSVGIGADIGIHPRSSWSNPEPEVVLVAGASGSIVGATLGNDVNLRDFEGRSALLLGRAKDNNGSCTLGPFIRLLDAGFTLDDVRGLEVSVDIEGPEGFTLSEVSRMSAISRDVADLMAQTFDAHHYPDGVILFTGTLFAPIQDRDEAGMGFTHKPGDIVMIRSPRLGALVNRVGLSTEIAPWTFGLAELTKVLVARAG from the coding sequence ATGACCGAGCTCGTGCTGGACCCTGGACGCTGCCTGCCGGAGGACATGGCGTCGGCCACGCTGCTCGGACGCGCCTGGCATCCCGGCCACGCCGTCCCCGGGCCTGTGGTCGTCACGGTCCGGAACGGACGCGTGCTCGACCTCTCGGCATCGTTCCCGACCCTCGCCGACGTGCTGAACGCCAAGGATCCGGCCGGCCTGGCCAAGGGCGCCAGCGGCGAGAACATCGGCGCGGTCGAGGACCTGCTCGCCAACAGCGTCGAGCACGGCCGCGACGCCACGCGGCCGTGGCTGCTGGCGCCGGTCGACCTGCAGGCGCTCAAGGCCTGCGGCGTGACCTTCGCGGTCTCGACGCTCGAGCGCGTGCTCGAGGAGCACGCCAAGGGCGACCCGACCCGGGCCTCCGCGCTGCGGGCGGAACTCGACCGGACGATCGGCACGGAGCTGCGCCGGATCAAGCCGGGCTCTGCCGAGGCCGCCGAGCTGAAGCGGACCTTCGAGGAGAAGGGCATGTGGTCGCCCTATCTCGAGGTCGGCCTCGGACCGGACGCGGAGGTGTTCACCAAGGCGCAGCCGATGTCCTCGGTCGGCATCGGCGCCGACATCGGCATTCATCCGCGCTCGAGCTGGAGCAACCCGGAGCCGGAAGTGGTCCTGGTGGCGGGCGCGAGCGGTTCGATCGTCGGCGCGACGCTCGGCAACGACGTCAACCTGCGCGACTTCGAGGGCCGCAGCGCCCTCCTGCTCGGCCGGGCCAAGGACAACAACGGCTCCTGCACGCTCGGGCCGTTCATCCGGCTGCTCGACGCGGGCTTCACGCTCGACGACGTGCGCGGCCTGGAAGTCTCGGTCGACATCGAGGGGCCGGAAGGCTTCACCCTGTCCGAGGTCAGCCGGATGAGCGCGATCAGCCGCGACGTCGCCGACCTCATGGCGCAGACCTTCGACGCCCATCACTATCCCGACGGCGTGATCCTGTTCACCGGCACGCTGTTCGCGCCGATCCAGGATCGCGACGAGGCCGGGATGGGCTTCACGCACAAGCCCGGCGACATCGTGATGATCCGCAGCCCGCGCCTGGGCGCGCTCGTCAACCGGGTCGGCCTGTCGACTGAGATCGCGCCGTGGACGTTCGGTCTCGCCGAGCTGACGAAGGTGCTGGTCGCGCGCGCGGGCTGA
- a CDS encoding transglutaminase family protein: MRFSLGCRLAYQVAAPTPFLFNVEAAGFGQQRILSERLTIAGDPPYETYTQPETSNRLVRLIAQPGALTLSYDAEVELDAYVAEPASVDAIPAEQLPFAVLPHLNPSRFCPSDKLAAFAHAEFDGPESGHERVARICNWIYERTKYRPGSSDAMTSAIDTMIDRAGVCRDFAHLGVTLCRALGIPARFVSCYAWQLDPPDFHAVFEAYLGGRWYLFDPTRQASLDGLVRIGCGRDAADVSFATIHGQVEPTDMQVRIRAHDEKATLDHRTAMAVSTSAE, encoded by the coding sequence ATGCGGTTCTCCCTCGGCTGCCGGCTCGCCTATCAGGTGGCCGCACCCACACCCTTCCTCTTCAACGTCGAGGCGGCGGGCTTCGGCCAGCAGCGGATCCTGAGCGAACGGCTGACGATCGCGGGCGATCCGCCCTATGAGACCTACACCCAGCCGGAAACGTCGAACCGCCTGGTCCGCCTGATCGCCCAGCCGGGTGCGTTGACCTTGAGCTACGACGCCGAGGTCGAGCTCGACGCCTACGTCGCCGAGCCGGCTTCGGTCGATGCCATCCCGGCGGAGCAGCTGCCGTTCGCGGTGCTGCCCCACCTCAATCCCAGCCGCTTCTGCCCATCGGACAAGCTTGCCGCCTTCGCCCACGCCGAGTTCGACGGACCCGAGTCCGGCCACGAGCGCGTCGCGCGGATCTGCAACTGGATCTATGAGCGCACCAAGTACCGTCCGGGCAGCAGCGATGCCATGACCTCGGCGATCGACACGATGATCGATCGCGCCGGCGTGTGCCGCGACTTCGCCCATCTCGGCGTGACGCTGTGCCGGGCGCTCGGCATCCCAGCGCGTTTCGTCAGCTGCTACGCATGGCAGCTCGATCCGCCGGACTTCCACGCCGTGTTCGAAGCCTATCTGGGCGGGCGCTGGTACCTGTTCGACCCGACCCGCCAGGCCTCGCTCGACGGGCTGGTGCGCATCGGCTGCGGCCGCGACGCCGCCGACGTCTCGTTCGCGACGATACACGGCCAGGTCGAGCCCACCGATATGCAGGTCCGCATCCGCGCGCACGACGAGAAAGCAACCCTCGATCACCGCACGGCCATGGCCGTCAGCACCTCGGCCGAGTAG
- the aqpZ gene encoding aquaporin Z, with product MNTGNRLLAEFIGTFWLVLGGCGSAVLAAKFPEVGIGLLGVSFAFGLTVLTMAYAVGHLSGCHLNPAVSVGLWIGGRFKAKDLPGYIIAQVLGGILGAVVLYIIASGQAGFDPATGFAANGYGAHSPGGYGLGAALVTEVVMTFMFLLIILGGTDQRAPSGFAPLAIGLGLTLIHLVSIPVTNTSVNPARSTGVAFFAGGWALGQLWLFWVAPILGAALAGIAYKAMAGEAVTHGIVERSKEL from the coding sequence ATGAACACCGGCAATAGGCTGCTTGCGGAATTTATCGGCACGTTCTGGCTCGTGCTCGGCGGATGCGGCAGCGCCGTGCTCGCCGCGAAGTTTCCCGAGGTCGGGATCGGCCTGCTCGGCGTGTCGTTCGCCTTCGGCCTGACCGTGCTGACCATGGCCTATGCCGTCGGCCACCTCTCGGGTTGCCATCTCAACCCCGCGGTCTCGGTCGGCCTCTGGATCGGCGGCCGGTTCAAGGCGAAGGACCTTCCTGGCTACATCATCGCCCAGGTCCTGGGCGGCATTCTCGGCGCCGTCGTTCTCTACATCATCGCGAGCGGCCAGGCCGGCTTCGATCCGGCAACCGGGTTCGCGGCCAACGGGTATGGCGCGCATTCGCCCGGCGGCTACGGCCTGGGCGCGGCCCTCGTCACCGAGGTCGTCATGACCTTCATGTTCCTGCTGATCATCCTGGGCGGCACCGACCAGCGTGCGCCGAGCGGCTTCGCGCCGCTCGCGATCGGTCTCGGCCTGACGCTGATCCATCTGGTCAGCATTCCGGTGACCAACACCTCGGTCAATCCGGCGCGCAGCACGGGCGTCGCGTTCTTCGCCGGCGGCTGGGCCCTCGGCCAGCTCTGGCTCTTCTGGGTCGCGCCGATCCTGGGCGCAGCGCTGGCCGGCATCGCCTACAAGGCGATGGCGGGCGAAGCCGTCACGCACGGCATCGTCGAGCGCAGCAAGGAACTCTGA
- a CDS encoding dihydrofolate reductase family protein — translation MSLDGRLAGEDDDLAFLATIDGGFEDTPYQMHRVIEGFDSIVVGARTFRVILRHIEEGKFAAWPYGDRPVWVLSHMKTLPDVPGASNLRLMAGTADQVMAAVAEEPVSRTWLLGGGEVAAQFLAADHVDELILGLAPSLVGRGPSLADGVFPLRRFTLEDVRRDKSSLALRYVRPR, via the coding sequence ATGAGCCTGGACGGTCGCCTCGCCGGAGAGGATGACGACCTCGCCTTCCTCGCGACCATCGACGGCGGCTTCGAGGACACGCCCTACCAGATGCATCGTGTCATCGAGGGCTTCGATTCGATCGTCGTCGGGGCGCGGACGTTCCGGGTCATCCTGCGGCATATCGAGGAGGGCAAGTTCGCGGCGTGGCCCTATGGCGACCGGCCGGTCTGGGTGCTCAGCCACATGAAGACGCTGCCGGACGTGCCGGGCGCGTCGAACCTGCGACTGATGGCCGGCACGGCCGATCAGGTGATGGCGGCCGTCGCCGAGGAGCCGGTCTCGCGCACCTGGCTGCTGGGAGGCGGCGAGGTCGCCGCCCAGTTCCTGGCGGCCGACCATGTCGATGAGCTCATCCTGGGCCTGGCGCCGTCCCTGGTCGGGCGCGGCCCGTCCCTCGCCGATGGCGTCTTCCCGCTGCGGCGCTTCACGCTCGAGGACGTGCGCCGCGACAAGTCGAGCCTGGCACTTCGCTACGTGCGCCCGCGCTAG
- a CDS encoding hydroxypyruvate isomerase family protein → MPRFAANLSMMFTEHPFLDRFAAAKAAGFEAVEYLFPYDFPAEQVAERLHGAGLTQALFNLPPGDWQAGERGIAALPGREGEFAQSVETAIGYARLLGNRLVHVMAGLRPEGVDPELVQATYTDNLKVAAAQAAKAGLTVLVEPINPRSMPGYVMNSMQEGARLVASLRGQGHANVALQFDMFHCQIIQGDIAHTLRALFDLTGHVQIAGVPDRHEPDGGNEVHYPYLFGLLDELGYDGWVGCEYVPAGRTEDGLGWLRAATGGR, encoded by the coding sequence ATGCCCCGCTTTGCCGCGAACCTGTCGATGATGTTCACCGAGCATCCCTTCCTGGACCGTTTCGCGGCGGCCAAGGCGGCGGGCTTCGAGGCGGTCGAGTATCTCTTCCCCTACGATTTTCCGGCGGAGCAGGTCGCGGAACGCCTGCATGGCGCGGGGCTGACGCAGGCCCTGTTCAACCTGCCGCCGGGCGACTGGCAGGCGGGCGAGCGGGGCATCGCGGCACTGCCCGGCCGCGAGGGCGAGTTCGCCCAGAGCGTCGAGACGGCGATCGGCTACGCCCGGCTGCTGGGCAACCGCCTGGTCCATGTCATGGCGGGCCTGCGCCCCGAGGGCGTCGATCCCGAGCTCGTCCAGGCGACCTATACCGACAACCTCAAGGTGGCGGCCGCGCAGGCGGCCAAGGCCGGCCTGACGGTGCTGGTCGAGCCGATCAACCCGCGCTCGATGCCGGGCTACGTCATGAACAGCATGCAGGAGGGCGCGCGCCTCGTCGCCTCGCTGCGTGGGCAGGGCCACGCCAACGTCGCGCTGCAGTTCGACATGTTCCACTGCCAGATCATCCAGGGCGACATCGCGCACACGCTGCGCGCCCTGTTCGACCTGACCGGCCACGTCCAGATCGCGGGCGTGCCCGACCGGCACGAGCCGGACGGCGGCAACGAGGTCCACTACCCCTATCTGTTCGGCCTGCTCGACGAGCTCGGCTATGACGGCTGGGTCGGCTGCGAATACGTCCCGGCCGGACGCACGGAGGACGGGCTGGGCTGGCTGCGCGCAGCGACGGGCGGCCGCTAG